The following proteins come from a genomic window of Gimesia chilikensis:
- a CDS encoding ABC1 kinase family protein — MNYGFDDLVDQLGLRRYLRWGRRLLFWKRTEPEIKLTRAKRIRLALESLGVTFIKFGQVVSTRPDLVPRDVVAELEKLQERVPSFPGEIAIAIIERELGEPIDKLYAEFDPAPLAAGSLGQVHKARHHDGTPLVVKVKRPDIDRVIEQDLSLMHELATMIERHFPDAEVFDPVGLVNQFSRTIHRELQFSREARSTDEFYRLFQDDATLYVPKIYSDMTQGDIITMEFIDGYRIDDEQELQNLPISAHEVAANGARIFMKMVFEFGVFHADPHPGNFRVLHDGSLCLIDYGMIGVLEEERRDLLVDLLLNVAKQDTNKLVEVVLNIGKAKRAVDHQLLRADLRDFIGNYYGIPLDQISVGKMLTDFINILAIHRIRCPVDIMLLIRAMITLEGVASRIAPELNIAQEMEPYIYKLSSERYHPRAIASRIWSEACSFSKVMHDLPEQVGRTLGKLADDELQIHLDHKGIDHLTTEMDRSGNRLAIGMVMSSLILASAITLSSDTRLVYISIPIFMMSSLLGIWLIYGVFRSGRL; from the coding sequence ATGAACTATGGTTTTGATGATCTCGTTGATCAGTTGGGGCTGAGACGTTATCTCCGCTGGGGCCGCAGGCTGCTGTTCTGGAAACGCACCGAGCCTGAAATCAAGCTCACCCGTGCAAAACGCATTCGCCTTGCCCTGGAAAGCCTGGGTGTCACGTTTATCAAATTCGGTCAGGTAGTCAGTACGCGTCCCGATCTGGTGCCCCGGGATGTCGTCGCGGAACTGGAAAAACTGCAGGAGCGGGTTCCCTCCTTTCCCGGTGAAATCGCGATTGCCATCATCGAACGCGAGCTGGGAGAGCCCATCGATAAGCTGTATGCCGAGTTTGATCCTGCTCCCCTGGCCGCCGGTTCGCTGGGGCAGGTGCATAAAGCCCGTCACCACGACGGTACGCCACTGGTGGTCAAGGTGAAGCGGCCCGATATCGACCGGGTGATCGAGCAGGACCTGAGCCTGATGCACGAACTGGCGACGATGATCGAACGCCATTTTCCGGATGCGGAAGTCTTCGATCCGGTAGGACTGGTCAACCAGTTTTCACGAACGATTCATCGCGAACTGCAGTTCAGCCGAGAGGCCCGCTCAACCGATGAGTTTTATCGCCTGTTTCAGGATGATGCGACTCTGTATGTTCCTAAAATCTACTCCGATATGACCCAGGGTGACATCATCACCATGGAATTCATCGACGGCTATCGGATTGATGACGAACAGGAACTGCAAAACCTGCCCATCAGTGCGCATGAGGTCGCCGCCAACGGGGCACGGATATTTATGAAAATGGTTTTCGAATTTGGCGTGTTTCATGCTGATCCGCATCCGGGGAATTTCCGGGTCCTGCATGATGGTTCGCTCTGCCTGATCGATTATGGCATGATTGGGGTTCTGGAAGAGGAACGCCGCGACTTGCTGGTCGACCTGTTACTGAATGTGGCCAAACAGGATACAAACAAACTCGTCGAAGTTGTGTTGAATATCGGTAAAGCCAAGCGGGCCGTCGATCACCAGTTGCTCCGGGCCGATCTCCGCGATTTCATCGGCAATTATTATGGAATCCCGCTGGATCAGATCAGTGTTGGCAAGATGCTGACCGACTTTATCAACATCCTGGCGATTCACCGCATTCGCTGTCCTGTCGATATCATGCTGCTGATTCGGGCCATGATCACCCTGGAAGGAGTGGCTTCCCGGATTGCTCCCGAGCTGAATATCGCTCAGGAAATGGAACCCTACATTTATAAGCTCTCCTCAGAACGTTATCATCCCCGTGCGATTGCCAGCCGGATCTGGTCTGAGGCCTGCAGCTTTTCCAAGGTGATGCATGATCTGCCGGAGCAGGTAGGGCGCACTCTGGGGAAACTGGCCGATGACGAACTGCAGATCCACCTGGATCATAAAGGCATTGATCACCTTACGACCGAAATGGACCGCTCCGGGAACCGTCTGGCGATCGGAATGGTGATGTCGTCGCTGATCCTCGCTTCAGCCATAACACTTTCATCGGACACACGGCTGGTTTATATCAGCATCCCGATTTTCATGATGTCGAGTCTGTTGGGAATCTGGCTGATCTACGGCGTCTTCCGCAGTGGACGCTTGTAA